A genomic stretch from Thermomonospora umbrina includes:
- a CDS encoding YlxR family protein translates to MKRGPATRGGFPCRTCVGCRVRTAKSDLLRLVAVEGVIVPDPGGRLPGRGASIHPDLGCLELAERRRAFPRAFRLAGPLDVDLLRRHLEARVGHRAER, encoded by the coding sequence ATGAAACGTGGCCCGGCCACGCGGGGCGGCTTTCCATGCCGTACCTGCGTGGGTTGCCGGGTTCGCACGGCCAAGTCCGACCTGCTGCGCCTGGTGGCGGTCGAGGGCGTGATCGTCCCCGACCCTGGCGGGCGGCTGCCGGGACGGGGTGCTTCCATACACCCCGACCTGGGATGTCTCGAGCTCGCAGAGCGTCGTCGGGCGTTCCCCCGGGCCTTTCGCCTGGCGGGTCCGCTCGATGTGGACCTGCTGCGAAGGCACCTCGAGGCACGGGTCGGGCACAGGGCCGAAAGGTAA
- the infB gene encoding translation initiation factor IF-2, with product MAKVRVYELAKEFGVESKVVMAKLQEMGEFVRSASSTIEAPVVRRLTEAFSSSSGAGDKGRGGRKPQAPGRRPEQASPRPSAGADGGDRRVAPKPGPAPKPGPRPGPQAPKPVPGATGGPGDAGVPDVTEAPSPARTTPRPGPVPPAPVQQAPDQGAPGGGRPRPQQTPAAPAAQAGPTAPPAPGGPAAGAPSAPGAPGAGGPKPGPRAPKPGPRPAPRQGGGRPGAPRPGNNPFSSTNTGMGTSPKPGPRPGPPAGERPSGDRDRGPRGGGDRPGGPRPAAPRPGGPGAGGPRPGGGGDRPGGPRPGGPRPGGPRPSPMNMPSKPATTGPGAGRGPGGGGRGGPGGGGGGGGAGRPGGGRPGGGGGGGRPGGGGGFGGPRPGGGGGRPGGGGGFGGPRPGGGGRGRGGTAGAFGRPGGRPARGRKSKKQRRQEFDNMQAPAIGGVQAPRGNGKAIKLPQGASLTDFAEKIGANPASLVQIMLHLGEMVTATQSVSEETLKALGLELDFDVHVVSPEDEDRELLESFDIEFGEDTGGEEELAVRPPVVTVMGHVDHGKTRLLDAIRNANVASGEAGGITQHIGAYQVHTVVDGQDRKITFIDTPGHEAFTAMRARGADTTDLVVLVVAADDGVKPQTTEAIDHATAAGVPIVVAVNKVDKEGADPQRVRAQLTEYGLVAEEYGGQTQFVDVSAKQGTNLDGLLEAIVLAADAELDLKANPDMPAQGSAIEANLDRGRGAVATVLVQRGTLRVGDSIVCGVAHGRVRAMLDENGNTLTEAGPSRPVLVLGLTAVPGAGDNFLVVDDDRVARQIADRRTARKRNAELLRSRKSSSLEELFKDLQRGERQELLLIIKGDVSGSVEALEDSLLKIDVGEEVNLRVIRRGVGAITQDDVNLAVASEGAVIIGFNVRPERNAQEAADREGVDIRYYSVIYQAIEEVEAALKGMLKPEFEEVQLGTAEIRMIFKVPKIGNVAGCMVQSGTINRNGKARLVRQGSVVADNLTISSLRREKDDVNEVREGFECGIGIGYQDIKIDDVIECFEMREKPRD from the coding sequence GTGGCGAAGGTCCGGGTTTACGAACTCGCCAAGGAGTTCGGTGTAGAGAGCAAGGTCGTCATGGCCAAGCTCCAAGAGATGGGCGAGTTCGTACGGTCGGCGTCCTCCACGATCGAGGCGCCGGTCGTTCGAAGGCTCACCGAAGCTTTCTCAAGTTCTTCCGGGGCGGGTGACAAGGGTCGGGGCGGCAGGAAGCCCCAGGCCCCCGGTCGTCGTCCCGAACAGGCGTCTCCTCGGCCGTCCGCGGGCGCCGACGGGGGCGACCGCCGCGTGGCGCCCAAGCCGGGTCCCGCGCCCAAGCCGGGCCCGCGGCCCGGTCCGCAGGCGCCCAAGCCGGTCCCCGGCGCCACGGGCGGCCCCGGCGACGCCGGTGTCCCCGACGTCACCGAGGCCCCGAGTCCCGCGCGCACCACGCCGCGCCCCGGTCCGGTTCCGCCGGCCCCGGTGCAGCAGGCGCCCGATCAGGGGGCCCCGGGCGGCGGTCGTCCGCGACCGCAGCAGACCCCGGCCGCGCCCGCCGCGCAGGCGGGCCCCACGGCCCCGCCCGCTCCGGGCGGTCCGGCCGCCGGCGCCCCGAGCGCCCCCGGCGCCCCCGGTGCCGGTGGGCCCAAGCCGGGTCCGCGCGCGCCCAAGCCGGGCCCGCGTCCGGCGCCGCGGCAGGGCGGCGGACGTCCCGGCGCCCCGCGTCCGGGCAACAACCCGTTCAGCTCGACCAACACCGGCATGGGCACGTCGCCCAAGCCGGGCCCGCGTCCGGGCCCGCCGGCCGGTGAGCGTCCGAGCGGCGACCGCGACCGCGGCCCGCGCGGCGGCGGCGACCGTCCCGGCGGCCCGCGTCCCGCGGCTCCGCGTCCCGGTGGTCCCGGGGCCGGTGGTCCGCGTCCCGGCGGCGGCGGCGACCGTCCCGGCGGTCCGCGTCCGGGCGGTCCGCGTCCGGGCGGTCCGCGTCCGAGCCCGATGAACATGCCGTCCAAGCCCGCCACCACGGGCCCCGGCGCCGGGCGTGGTCCCGGCGGCGGCGGTCGTGGCGGTCCCGGCGGCGGCGGCGGTGGCGGCGGTGCCGGTCGTCCCGGCGGCGGTCGTCCCGGCGGCGGTGGCGGCGGCGGTCGTCCCGGTGGCGGCGGCGGCTTCGGCGGCCCGCGTCCCGGTGGCGGCGGCGGTCGTCCCGGTGGCGGCGGCGGCTTCGGCGGCCCCCGTCCGGGTGGCGGCGGTCGCGGTCGCGGCGGCACGGCGGGCGCCTTCGGGCGTCCCGGCGGGCGTCCGGCCCGTGGTCGCAAGTCCAAGAAGCAGCGGCGTCAAGAGTTCGACAACATGCAGGCGCCCGCCATCGGCGGCGTCCAGGCCCCGCGCGGCAACGGCAAGGCCATCAAGCTGCCGCAGGGCGCCTCGCTGACCGACTTCGCCGAAAAGATCGGCGCCAACCCGGCGTCGCTGGTGCAGATCATGCTGCACCTCGGCGAGATGGTCACCGCGACCCAGTCCGTCAGCGAGGAGACCCTCAAGGCGCTGGGGCTCGAGCTCGACTTCGACGTCCACGTGGTCTCGCCCGAGGACGAGGACCGCGAGCTGCTGGAGTCGTTCGACATCGAGTTCGGCGAGGACACCGGCGGCGAGGAGGAACTCGCCGTCCGTCCTCCGGTCGTGACCGTCATGGGTCACGTCGACCACGGTAAGACGCGACTGCTGGACGCGATCCGCAACGCCAACGTCGCCTCCGGCGAGGCCGGCGGGATCACCCAGCACATCGGCGCCTACCAGGTGCACACCGTGGTCGACGGCCAGGACCGCAAGATCACCTTCATCGACACCCCGGGTCACGAGGCGTTCACCGCCATGCGGGCCCGCGGTGCCGACACCACCGACCTGGTGGTGCTGGTGGTGGCCGCCGACGACGGTGTCAAGCCGCAGACCACCGAGGCGATCGACCACGCCACGGCGGCCGGTGTGCCGATCGTGGTGGCGGTCAACAAGGTCGACAAGGAGGGCGCGGACCCGCAGCGCGTGCGGGCCCAGCTCACCGAGTACGGCCTGGTCGCCGAGGAGTACGGCGGTCAGACCCAGTTCGTGGACGTGTCCGCCAAGCAGGGCACCAACCTCGACGGGCTGCTCGAGGCGATCGTGCTCGCCGCCGACGCCGAGCTCGACCTCAAGGCCAACCCCGACATGCCCGCACAGGGCAGCGCGATCGAGGCCAACCTCGACCGCGGCCGGGGCGCCGTGGCGACCGTGCTGGTGCAGCGCGGCACGCTCCGGGTCGGCGACTCGATCGTCTGCGGCGTGGCCCACGGCCGCGTCCGGGCGATGCTCGACGAGAACGGCAACACCCTCACCGAGGCCGGGCCGTCCCGTCCGGTGCTGGTGCTCGGCCTCACCGCCGTGCCCGGCGCGGGCGACAACTTCCTGGTCGTCGACGACGACCGGGTGGCCCGCCAGATCGCCGACCGGCGCACCGCCCGCAAGCGGAACGCCGAGCTGCTGCGGAGTCGCAAGTCCAGCTCCCTCGAGGAGCTGTTCAAGGACCTGCAGCGGGGCGAGCGGCAGGAACTGCTGCTCATCATCAAGGGCGACGTGTCCGGTTCGGTCGAGGCGCTGGAGGACTCGCTCCTCAAGATCGACGTCGGCGAGGAGGTCAACCTGCGGGTGATCCGCCGCGGTGTCGGCGCCATCACGCAGGACGACGTCAACCTCGCGGTGGCGTCCGAGGGCGCGGTGATCATCGGCTTCAACGTCCGGCCCGAGCGCAACGCGCAGGAGGCGGCGGACCGCGAAGGCGTGGACATCCGCTACTACTCGGTCATCTACCAGGCGATCGAAGAGGTCGAGGCGGCCCTCAAGGGCATGCTCAAGCCGGAGTTCGAGGAAGTCCAGCTCGGGACCGCGGAGATCCGCATGATCTTCAAGGTGCCGAAGATCGGGAACGTGGCCGGCTGCATGGTCCAGTCAGGCACGATCAACCGCAACGGCAAGGCCCGTCTGGTGCGGCAGGGCAGCGTGGTGGCCGACAACCTCACGATCTCCTCGCTGCGCCGGGAGAAGGACGATGTGAACGAGGTCCGCGAGGGCTTCGAGTGCGGCATCGGCATCGGGTACCAGGACATCAAGATCGACGATGTCATCGAGTGCTTCGAGATGCGCGAGAAGCCGCGCGACTGA
- a CDS encoding ferritin-like domain-containing protein yields MSRDVEALQAVLAAEHATVYCYGLVGAGLSGSAQETARVVMDAHRTRRDQLVDLLNGRRARPVAASAAYRPPVRVTSARTAAELAAVLEERLVTAYLGLVGADDAEVRRYAALAMQEAAGRSAGWREATGSEVTSPAFPGLPQSALIPRPR; encoded by the coding sequence GTGAGCCGGGACGTCGAGGCGCTGCAGGCGGTGCTGGCCGCAGAGCACGCCACCGTCTACTGCTACGGGCTGGTGGGCGCCGGGTTGAGCGGGTCCGCCCAGGAGACGGCGCGGGTGGTCATGGACGCCCATCGCACCCGCCGCGACCAGTTGGTGGACCTGCTGAACGGCCGACGGGCGCGGCCGGTGGCCGCTTCTGCCGCCTACCGACCTCCGGTGCGGGTCACCTCGGCGCGGACGGCGGCCGAGTTGGCCGCGGTCTTGGAGGAACGGCTGGTGACGGCGTATCTCGGGCTCGTCGGCGCCGACGACGCGGAGGTGCGTCGGTACGCCGCGCTGGCCATGCAGGAGGCCGCGGGCCGGTCGGCCGGGTGGCGGGAGGCCACCGGGTCGGAGGTCACGTCGCCGGCGTTCCCCGGCCTGCCGCAGAGCGCGCTGATCCCGCGTCCCCGCTAG
- the nusA gene encoding transcription termination factor NusA, producing MAALRSLESEKDISLDLVVKAIEDAMLIAYHRTEGAATRARVELDRKSGHVTVWAAETDEEGNPLREYDDTPTGFGRIAATTAKQVILQRLRDAEDELTFGEYAGREGDIVSGVIQQGKDPRNVLVDLGRIEAVLPPQEQVPGESYEHGERLRAYVVQVRKGHRGPSVQLSRTHPNLVRKLFALEVPEIADGTVEIAAIAREAGHRTKIAVRSRKQGVNAKGACIGPMGSRVRNVMHELHGEKIDIVDWSDDPAEFVGNALSPARVNSVEVVDEGARVARVIVPDYQLSLAIGKEGQNARLAARLSGWRIDIRPDTEPAGPAGPADPPGPEGSAGSGGPSPDAGRGGSETSGSSTEHATGPADASAR from the coding sequence ATGGCTGCGCTGCGCAGTCTGGAGAGCGAGAAGGACATCTCGCTCGACCTGGTCGTGAAGGCCATCGAGGACGCCATGCTGATCGCCTACCACCGCACGGAGGGGGCGGCGACGAGGGCACGGGTGGAGCTGGACCGCAAGAGCGGGCACGTGACGGTGTGGGCGGCCGAGACCGACGAGGAGGGCAACCCCCTCCGGGAATACGACGACACCCCGACGGGTTTCGGCCGTATCGCGGCGACGACGGCCAAGCAGGTCATCCTGCAGCGGCTGCGCGACGCCGAGGACGAGTTGACGTTCGGGGAGTACGCCGGCCGCGAGGGCGACATCGTCTCCGGCGTGATCCAGCAGGGCAAGGACCCGCGCAACGTGCTGGTCGACCTCGGCCGGATCGAGGCCGTGCTGCCCCCGCAGGAGCAGGTCCCCGGCGAGAGCTATGAGCACGGGGAGCGGCTGCGGGCCTACGTGGTGCAGGTGCGCAAGGGCCATCGCGGCCCCTCGGTCCAACTGTCGAGGACGCACCCGAACCTGGTGCGCAAGCTGTTCGCGCTGGAGGTGCCCGAGATCGCCGACGGCACCGTGGAGATCGCGGCCATCGCCCGGGAGGCCGGGCACCGCACCAAGATCGCGGTGCGCTCCCGCAAGCAGGGCGTCAACGCCAAGGGCGCCTGCATCGGCCCCATGGGCAGCCGCGTCCGCAACGTGATGCACGAGCTGCACGGCGAGAAGATCGACATCGTCGACTGGTCGGACGACCCGGCCGAGTTCGTCGGCAACGCGCTGTCGCCCGCCCGGGTCAACAGCGTGGAGGTCGTGGACGAGGGCGCCCGGGTGGCCCGGGTCATCGTGCCGGACTACCAGCTCTCGCTGGCCATCGGCAAGGAGGGCCAGAACGCCCGACTGGCGGCCCGGCTGTCCGGCTGGCGGATCGACATCCGGCCCGACACCGAGCCCGCGGGCCCCGCGGGGCCCGCGGACCCGCCCGGTCCCGAGGGGTCCGCCGGGTCCGGGGGGCCGTCTCCGGACGCAGGTCGGGGCGGGTCGGAAACGTCCGGATCAAGTACGGAGCATGCGACAGGTCCCGCCGACGCGTCGGCGCGGTAG
- a CDS encoding DHH family phosphoesterase yields the protein MAMPGLAVSGRTGGGVPDPAQWDRAVELIEAAEEIWLACHVSPDGDALGSMLAFAQALRARGKRCAASFGEPFTVPGSLRFLPGQDLLVDPGAVPEAPALMIAFDAAALGRLGSLAPSADRARELIVVDHHASNSGFGTVHLIDPSAAATAVLAEELISRIGVPLTREIALGLYAGLASDTGSFKYGSTTPEVHGMAGRLLAAGVRPDAVGRELWDRAPFGYLQVLGGALGRARFEPDAAGGLGMVWTTISRADRAARDVRYDQLEGVIDQLRRADEAEVAVVCKETDDGRWYVSTRSKGRVDVGRACFELGGGGHRLAAAYTCDCAPQTAIERLRALLTTAPARRDAQ from the coding sequence ATGGCGATGCCCGGACTCGCCGTCAGCGGGCGAACCGGTGGCGGAGTGCCGGACCCGGCCCAGTGGGACCGGGCGGTCGAGCTGATCGAGGCGGCCGAGGAGATCTGGCTGGCGTGCCACGTGTCCCCGGACGGGGACGCGCTGGGCTCGATGCTGGCCTTCGCGCAGGCGTTGCGGGCGCGCGGCAAACGCTGCGCCGCGTCCTTCGGCGAGCCGTTCACGGTGCCGGGGAGCCTGCGCTTCCTGCCCGGCCAGGACCTCCTGGTGGATCCGGGCGCGGTCCCGGAGGCCCCGGCGCTGATGATCGCGTTCGACGCCGCCGCGCTCGGCCGGCTGGGGTCGTTGGCCCCGTCGGCGGATCGGGCCCGGGAGCTGATCGTGGTGGACCACCACGCCTCCAACTCCGGGTTCGGCACCGTGCACCTGATCGATCCGTCGGCCGCGGCCACCGCGGTGCTGGCCGAGGAGCTGATCTCCCGGATCGGCGTCCCGTTGACCCGTGAGATCGCGCTCGGCCTGTACGCCGGGCTGGCCAGCGACACGGGCTCGTTCAAGTACGGCTCCACCACGCCGGAGGTGCACGGGATGGCCGGTCGGCTGCTGGCCGCCGGCGTCCGTCCCGACGCGGTGGGCCGCGAGCTGTGGGACCGCGCGCCGTTCGGCTACCTGCAGGTGCTCGGCGGCGCGCTCGGACGGGCCCGTTTCGAGCCGGACGCCGCCGGGGGCCTCGGCATGGTGTGGACCACCATCAGCAGGGCCGACCGGGCCGCGCGGGACGTCCGCTACGACCAGCTCGAGGGCGTGATCGACCAACTGCGCCGGGCCGACGAGGCCGAGGTCGCGGTGGTCTGCAAGGAGACCGACGACGGACGTTGGTACGTGTCCACCCGCTCCAAGGGCCGGGTGGACGTCGGCCGCGCCTGCTTCGAACTGGGCGGCGGCGGGCACCGCCTGGCCGCCGCGTACACCTGTGACTGCGCGCCGCAGACCGCCATCGAGCGACTGCGCGCGCTGCTGACGACCGCCCCGGCACGGAGGGACGCCCAGTGA
- the rbfA gene encoding 30S ribosome-binding factor RbfA, which yields MVDAARARKLADRIQQIVAEMLERRIKDPRLGFVTVTDAKVTGDLRDATVYYTVYGSEGERADTAAALESAKGVIRSEVGRRTGIRHTPSLTFEFDAVMDNARQLDDLLARARAHDEQVARTAEGAEPAGEANPYRVGEELAESDADGDGDEGHSTP from the coding sequence ATGGTGGACGCAGCCCGGGCTCGCAAGCTCGCCGACCGGATCCAGCAGATCGTCGCCGAGATGTTGGAGCGCCGCATCAAGGACCCCAGGCTCGGATTCGTCACGGTGACGGACGCCAAGGTCACCGGCGACCTGCGGGACGCCACGGTCTACTACACGGTGTACGGCTCGGAGGGCGAGCGGGCCGACACCGCCGCGGCGCTGGAGAGCGCCAAGGGGGTCATCCGCTCGGAGGTGGGGCGGCGCACCGGGATCCGGCACACCCCCAGCCTGACCTTCGAGTTCGACGCGGTGATGGACAACGCCCGGCAGCTCGACGACCTGCTGGCCCGGGCCCGCGCGCACGACGAGCAGGTGGCCAGGACCGCCGAGGGCGCGGAGCCCGCGGGGGAGGCCAACCCCTATCGCGTCGGTGAGGAGCTTGCCGAAAGCGACGCGGACGGGGACGGCGACGAGGGACACTCGACACCGTGA
- a CDS encoding HAD family hydrolase, with translation MAVDAVIFDWGGTLTPWHDLEIREMWRAICAAHLDPDEVEGIAQALMDAEDELWRRAREEHRSATLDELFDLAGVRPTEALLATKFQTWEPHTFLYPDATALLEGLRARGIKVGVLSNTMWSREWHERIFDRDGVLDLLDGAVYSSEIPWTKPHAEAFRSAMEAVGATDPARCVFVGDRPFDDIHGAKSAGMRAVQIWHRTADVLPGSRPDLARPDAVIHRLADLAPHVEAWAG, from the coding sequence ATGGCGGTGGACGCGGTGATCTTCGACTGGGGCGGCACGCTGACCCCGTGGCACGACCTCGAGATCCGGGAGATGTGGCGCGCCATCTGCGCCGCCCACCTCGACCCCGACGAGGTGGAGGGCATCGCCCAGGCCCTGATGGACGCCGAGGACGAGCTGTGGCGGCGCGCCCGCGAGGAGCACCGCAGCGCCACCCTCGACGAGCTGTTCGACCTGGCGGGGGTGCGGCCGACCGAGGCGCTGCTGGCCACCAAGTTCCAGACCTGGGAGCCGCACACCTTCCTCTACCCCGACGCCACCGCCCTGCTCGAGGGCCTGCGGGCGCGCGGCATCAAGGTGGGCGTGCTGTCCAACACCATGTGGTCGCGGGAGTGGCACGAGCGGATCTTCGACCGCGACGGCGTCCTGGACCTCCTCGACGGGGCCGTCTACAGCAGCGAGATCCCGTGGACCAAGCCGCACGCCGAGGCGTTCCGCAGCGCGATGGAGGCGGTCGGCGCCACCGACCCGGCCCGCTGCGTGTTCGTCGGCGACCGGCCGTTCGACGACATCCACGGCGCCAAGTCGGCCGGGATGCGCGCGGTGCAGATCTGGCACCGCACCGCGGACGTCCTCCCGGGGTCCAGGCCCGACCTGGCCCGCCCCGACGCGGTCATCCATCGGCTGGCCGACCTCGCGCCGCACGTGGAGGCGTGGGCCGGGTAG
- the rimP gene encoding ribosome maturation factor RimP has translation MSVESGRDRARRAPERDERRVERRAPGGGSSRAATQAELTRLVEPLAAAQGLELEELDVKPAGRRRLVRIVVDADGGVSLDAVASLNQAVSIAFDDADVMGTAPYVLEVTSPGVDRPLTEPRHWRRATGRLVRAPLTDGGQIEGRVVAADDEAVVLEVSGRRRRFGHGELGRGRVQVEFRRTDDEGGGRAGSDDELADPGADEAGN, from the coding sequence ATGAGCGTCGAATCAGGCCGTGACCGCGCTCGCCGGGCACCCGAGCGGGATGAGCGTCGCGTCGAGCGGCGCGCCCCCGGTGGCGGGTCGTCCAGGGCCGCGACGCAGGCGGAGCTGACCCGGCTCGTGGAGCCGCTGGCCGCCGCGCAGGGCCTGGAGCTGGAGGAGCTGGACGTCAAGCCCGCCGGACGGCGGCGGCTGGTGCGCATCGTGGTGGACGCCGACGGCGGCGTGAGTCTCGACGCCGTGGCGTCCCTCAACCAGGCCGTGTCCATCGCGTTCGACGACGCCGACGTCATGGGCACCGCCCCGTACGTCCTGGAGGTCACCTCGCCCGGCGTGGACCGCCCGCTGACCGAGCCCCGGCACTGGCGGCGCGCCACCGGCCGGCTGGTCCGCGCGCCGCTCACCGACGGCGGCCAGATCGAGGGACGCGTGGTCGCCGCCGACGACGAGGCGGTCGTCCTGGAGGTCTCCGGGCGACGCCGCCGGTTCGGTCACGGCGAGTTGGGACGGGGCCGGGTACAGGTGGAGTTCCGCCGTACCGACGATGAGGGCGGCGGACGGGCCGGGTCCGACGATGAGCTCGCCGACCCGGGAGCCGACGAGGCCGGGAACTGA
- a CDS encoding DUF503 domain-containing protein: protein MYVGALTLDLLLGDVRSLKEKRSVVRPIVAEVRKRYPAVAVAETGAHDLHRRAEIGVAVVSGTAGNCTEVLEACERLVAGRPEIEMLSARRRLYGDEDED from the coding sequence GTGTATGTGGGTGCGTTGACGCTCGACCTGCTGCTCGGCGACGTGCGGTCGCTGAAGGAGAAACGGTCGGTCGTCCGGCCGATCGTGGCCGAGGTGCGCAAGCGGTACCCGGCGGTCGCCGTCGCCGAGACGGGGGCGCACGACCTGCACCGGCGCGCCGAGATCGGCGTGGCGGTCGTGTCGGGCACCGCGGGCAACTGCACCGAGGTGCTGGAGGCCTGCGAACGGCTGGTGGCCGGTCGCCCCGAGATCGAAATGCTGTCGGCCCGACGACGGCTGTACGGCGACGAAGACGAGGACTGA
- the add gene encoding adenosine deaminase, translating into MSEIHAFIDRLPKVELHIHLVGSASVSTVLDLAARHPDNRLPTTAEGMRDFYEFRDFPHFAEVYQAVSDVVRTPEDVATLVTGTARDLAAQRVGYVELTVTPYTHVRAGMSARAVTEALDIAARQAAERHGVHVAYIFDIAGELGGEAARATLDHALGHPPERLVGFGLGGIEQGRPAHRDAFRDVFRAAVAAGLHSVPHAGEMSGPETIWESIHGLAAERIGHGIRCLDDPLLVEHLRETQIPLEVCPTSNVRTGQVAEPAAHPLPRLLEEGLYVTLNSDDPPMFGTSLTQEYRVAADVLGLDASALADLARNAVRASFLDPAGQRAILAEIDAVASGDAGSARSAAGRGTPAT; encoded by the coding sequence ATGTCCGAGATCCACGCCTTCATCGACCGACTGCCCAAGGTCGAACTTCACATCCATTTGGTAGGTTCTGCATCGGTGTCCACCGTGCTGGACCTCGCCGCCCGCCATCCGGACAACCGCCTGCCGACCACCGCCGAGGGCATGCGCGACTTCTACGAGTTCCGCGACTTCCCCCACTTCGCCGAGGTCTACCAGGCCGTCAGCGACGTCGTCCGCACACCGGAGGACGTCGCCACCCTGGTCACCGGCACCGCCCGCGACCTCGCCGCCCAGCGGGTCGGGTACGTCGAGCTGACCGTGACCCCCTACACCCACGTGCGCGCCGGGATGAGCGCGCGGGCCGTCACCGAGGCCCTCGACATCGCCGCCCGCCAGGCCGCCGAACGCCACGGCGTCCACGTCGCCTACATCTTCGACATCGCCGGTGAGCTGGGCGGGGAGGCCGCCCGGGCCACCCTCGACCACGCCCTCGGCCACCCCCCGGAACGCCTGGTCGGCTTCGGCCTCGGCGGCATCGAGCAGGGACGCCCCGCCCACCGTGACGCCTTCCGCGACGTCTTCCGCGCGGCCGTCGCCGCCGGGCTGCACAGCGTCCCCCACGCCGGCGAGATGTCCGGCCCCGAGACCATCTGGGAGTCGATCCACGGACTGGCCGCCGAACGGATCGGCCACGGCATCCGCTGCCTGGACGACCCCCTGCTCGTGGAGCATCTCCGCGAGACGCAGATCCCGTTGGAGGTCTGCCCGACCTCCAACGTCCGCACCGGACAGGTCGCCGAACCGGCCGCCCACCCGCTGCCGAGGCTCCTGGAGGAGGGCCTGTACGTCACCCTCAACAGCGACGATCCGCCCATGTTCGGCACCAGCCTGACCCAGGAGTACCGCGTCGCCGCCGACGTGCTCGGCCTCGACGCGTCCGCCCTGGCCGACCTGGCCCGCAACGCGGTACGGGCCTCGTTCCTCGATCCCGCGGGTCAGAGGGCGATCCTCGCCGAGATCGACGCCGTGGCTAGCGGGGACGCGGGATCAGCGCGCTCTGCGGCAGGCCGGGGAACGCCGGCGACGTGA
- a CDS encoding pentapeptide repeat-containing protein, translating into MADRRHGRPAPPTETTVRSEDWDGRDLSGEEHIRVEFIDVDMTEVSGRGAVFTECTFRGVRFNASTHTDSAFVNCTFVRCSFFDTTFAGCKLVGSMFDGCSYGLLKVEGGDWSYTGLPGADLGGSSFHKVRMQEADLTGARCAKASFRDVDLSGAWLHKADLTRCDLRGSDLSSLDPHTTTLDRAVIDPYQAIMIAGALGLEVKDA; encoded by the coding sequence ATGGCCGACCGCAGGCACGGGCGGCCCGCGCCGCCCACCGAGACCACCGTCCGCTCCGAGGACTGGGACGGCCGGGACCTGTCCGGCGAGGAGCACATCCGGGTCGAGTTCATCGACGTGGACATGACCGAGGTCTCGGGACGCGGGGCGGTGTTCACCGAGTGCACCTTCCGGGGCGTCCGGTTCAACGCCTCCACGCACACCGACTCGGCCTTCGTGAACTGCACCTTCGTGCGCTGCTCGTTCTTCGACACCACGTTCGCCGGATGCAAGCTCGTCGGGAGCATGTTCGACGGCTGCTCCTACGGTCTGCTGAAGGTGGAGGGCGGCGACTGGTCGTACACGGGCCTGCCCGGGGCCGACCTCGGCGGGTCCTCGTTCCACAAGGTGCGGATGCAGGAGGCGGACCTGACGGGGGCGCGCTGCGCGAAGGCGTCCTTCCGGGACGTCGACCTCTCCGGGGCGTGGCTGCACAAGGCCGACCTGACCCGCTGCGACCTGCGCGGGAGCGACCTGTCGTCGCTGGACCCGCACACCACGACGCTGGACCGCGCGGTGATCGACCCCTACCAGGCGATCATGATCGCGGGGGCGCTGGGCCTCGAGGTGAAGGACGCCTGA